A window of Sutcliffiella cohnii contains these coding sequences:
- a CDS encoding methyl-accepting chemotaxis protein, with translation MIRTIKSKLIFSFGILITSLIILCLLSILSLTKLNEEIEIVVKQDFSVMSHAKDIQKNIVDIETAERGYLFTGDNDYVTAYERAKEEIEAHFMHLHDYVSDNERQVENLRIVEEAFQLWLTDYVVKNIEIRSSNSLELTSSLVDLNSGKASIDQLRSKLENFIDIEQQLMQGRINSLNQLSVIAELTLIIASIVAIIVALLLGIGITRNITKNLSYISGVILEMSNAGGDLTKRINVKSKDEIGQLGENTNKLIEGISNLVKEVNNSATLVARNSEELVVASIETTETISQITETNSEIAAGSEETTSYIESAVGKMENLNALNKNVKDNAELVKAKSIDMKEASMNGVHNVSVTTASIEKLQNLSNENINVMNHLEKKSSEIGNIINSINSIADQTNLLALNAAIEAARAGEAGKGFAVVAMEVRKLAEQSKASAENIGDIITQIQTEITNAITATTEVNKEAKVSVDSANDTESSLQLIADKIAETLTLVENITENVNGTYLLSEDVTKVFREVAVISEETSKGNQNNAAASEEGLAAMEQMNSSAQVLAQQAEKLKQTIANFKI, from the coding sequence ATGATAAGAACAATAAAGAGTAAGCTAATATTTTCGTTTGGGATATTAATTACTTCATTAATTATACTTTGTTTACTATCAATTCTTTCTTTAACAAAGTTAAATGAAGAGATAGAAATAGTAGTGAAACAAGACTTTAGTGTCATGTCTCATGCGAAAGATATTCAAAAAAATATTGTCGATATAGAAACGGCGGAAAGAGGATATTTATTTACAGGAGATAATGATTATGTAACAGCGTATGAGCGTGCAAAAGAGGAGATAGAAGCGCACTTTATGCACTTACATGACTATGTAAGTGACAATGAAAGGCAAGTAGAAAACCTACGAATAGTGGAAGAAGCTTTTCAATTATGGTTAACAGATTATGTAGTGAAAAATATAGAAATAAGATCATCCAACAGTTTAGAATTGACGAGTAGTTTAGTGGATTTAAATAGTGGAAAAGCATCTATTGATCAATTAAGAAGTAAACTGGAGAATTTTATTGATATTGAACAACAACTAATGCAAGGGCGAATAAATAGCTTAAATCAGTTAAGCGTAATAGCAGAACTAACGTTAATCATCGCTTCTATTGTCGCAATCATCGTTGCGTTGCTTTTAGGAATAGGTATTACGAGAAATATTACGAAAAACTTAAGTTATATTAGTGGTGTTATTTTAGAAATGTCTAACGCTGGCGGAGATTTAACAAAAAGAATAAACGTAAAATCAAAAGATGAGATCGGACAGTTAGGGGAAAATACGAACAAGCTAATAGAAGGAATAAGTAATCTTGTTAAAGAAGTAAATAATAGTGCTACATTAGTAGCGAGAAATAGCGAAGAACTCGTAGTAGCATCAATCGAAACGACAGAAACGATTTCTCAAATTACCGAAACAAATAGTGAAATTGCGGCAGGCTCGGAAGAAACGACTAGCTACATTGAGTCGGCAGTAGGAAAGATGGAAAATCTTAATGCACTAAATAAGAATGTAAAAGACAATGCTGAATTAGTTAAAGCAAAATCAATTGATATGAAGGAAGCATCAATGAATGGTGTGCACAATGTTAGTGTAACGACTGCTAGTATTGAAAAATTACAAAACTTATCGAATGAAAATATAAATGTAATGAACCATCTAGAAAAAAAGTCTAGTGAAATTGGAAACATTATTAATAGTATCAATTCCATTGCCGATCAAACGAACTTGCTTGCATTGAATGCTGCAATTGAGGCTGCAAGAGCTGGAGAAGCAGGAAAAGGTTTTGCAGTGGTAGCGATGGAAGTGAGAAAGCTAGCCGAACAATCGAAAGCATCAGCTGAAAATATTGGTGACATTATTACACAAATCCAAACAGAAATAACGAATGCAATTACCGCAACGACAGAAGTAAATAAAGAAGCAAAAGTAAGTGTTGATAGCGCAAACGATACGGAGAGCTCCTTACAATTAATTGCGGATAAAATTGCAGAGACGTTGACTTTAGTTGAAAATATTACGGAAAACGTAAATGGAACGTACCTATTAAGTGAAGATGTAACAAAAGTATTTAGAGAAGTAGCCGTTATTTCAGAAGAAACGTCTAAAGGAAACCAAAATAATGCTGCCGCATCAGAAGAAGGATTAGCTGCGATGGAACAAATGAACTCAAGTGCACAAGTGCTAGCACAGCAAGCGGAAAAATTAAAACAAACGATAGCGAATTTTAAAATATAA
- a CDS encoding glycine betaine uptake BCCT transporter has product MKKEMIVFYISVAILALLVIVGVVLPDSLENITANIQAFITDVFGWYYLILVSILTLVCLYLMLSPLGRLKLGKPDDKPEFSRVTWIAMLFSAGMGIGLVFWGSAEPISHYALSSPTAQEGTDQGILDAMRYTYFHWGIHAWAIYGIVALVLAYFNFRHGERGLISATLKPILGDKVNGVTGKSIDVLAVLATVFGVATTLGFGAVQINGGLSYLFGIPVSIGTQFIIIAIVTVLFMLSAYTGLKKGIKILSNANMGLAGVLFLIMFLVGPTLFILNLFTHSIGTYVQNLVSMSFRIAPLNEDIRGWINSWTIFYWAWWIAWSPFVGIFIARVSRGRTIREFVFAVLFIPSVVGFLWFSTFGGTAIMLEHEGIANISSLATEEALFGVFSQFPLGFVASIIAMILVGTFFITSADSGTYVLGMMTTNGSHSPGNKIKLVWGIMLSTISLVLLYSGGLQALQNTMIVAALPFSIIMGLMTVSLIKALYKEARELGIGKIKQPKVK; this is encoded by the coding sequence ATGAAAAAGGAAATGATTGTTTTTTATATATCTGTAGCAATCCTTGCATTACTTGTGATTGTCGGAGTAGTACTTCCTGATAGCTTAGAAAACATTACAGCTAACATTCAAGCTTTTATAACGGATGTTTTCGGCTGGTATTATTTAATTCTAGTATCCATACTTACGCTTGTCTGTCTCTATTTAATGTTAAGTCCGTTAGGAAGGTTAAAACTTGGTAAGCCAGACGATAAACCTGAATTTTCAAGAGTTACATGGATTGCGATGCTATTTAGTGCTGGTATGGGGATTGGACTAGTTTTCTGGGGATCCGCAGAACCGATTAGTCATTATGCGTTAAGTTCTCCAACGGCACAAGAAGGAACAGATCAAGGTATTTTAGATGCGATGCGCTACACTTATTTCCACTGGGGAATTCACGCTTGGGCCATATATGGAATTGTAGCACTCGTTCTAGCGTATTTTAATTTTAGGCATGGGGAACGTGGATTAATTAGTGCAACATTGAAGCCGATTTTAGGTGATAAAGTAAATGGAGTCACTGGGAAATCAATTGATGTTTTGGCCGTACTTGCTACTGTATTTGGAGTCGCAACTACTTTAGGGTTTGGTGCGGTTCAAATTAATGGAGGATTGTCCTACCTTTTCGGAATCCCAGTTTCCATTGGAACTCAGTTTATCATCATCGCCATCGTAACTGTATTATTTATGCTTTCTGCCTATACAGGCTTGAAGAAAGGAATAAAAATACTTAGTAATGCGAATATGGGATTAGCTGGAGTTTTATTTTTAATTATGTTTCTAGTAGGGCCAACCCTTTTCATTCTTAACTTGTTCACACACTCCATCGGTACATATGTTCAAAATTTAGTGTCCATGAGCTTTCGAATAGCACCATTAAATGAGGATATCCGTGGATGGATTAATAGCTGGACTATTTTCTATTGGGCATGGTGGATTGCATGGTCGCCGTTTGTCGGTATTTTTATTGCACGAGTTTCTAGAGGGCGTACGATTCGTGAATTTGTATTTGCTGTTTTATTTATTCCTTCCGTAGTTGGATTTCTTTGGTTTTCCACATTCGGGGGAACAGCAATCATGTTGGAGCATGAAGGAATCGCAAATATTTCTTCTCTTGCAACGGAAGAAGCATTATTTGGTGTTTTTTCTCAATTCCCTTTAGGTTTTGTTGCTTCGATTATCGCGATGATCCTCGTAGGTACATTTTTTATCACTTCTGCAGATTCAGGTACGTATGTATTAGGAATGATGACAACAAATGGTTCTCATTCACCTGGTAACAAAATCAAGTTAGTGTGGGGTATCATGCTTTCCACAATATCATTAGTGTTATTATACTCAGGTGGACTTCAAGCATTGCAAAACACGATGATCGTTGCTGCTCTCCCTTTCTCCATCATTATGGGGTTAATGACAGTAAGTTTAATAAAGGCGCTTTACAAAGAGGCACGTGAACTCGGAATCGGAAAAATAAAGCAGCCTAAAGTAAAATAA
- a CDS encoding peptidase E, translating to MRQIIAMGGGGFSMEPDNLLLDHYILAQVKKNSPKICFVPTASGDQTNYIERFYKAFNNLPCQPTHVSLFEPNFTDLETYILEQDIIYVGGGNTRNMLLLWKDWGFDKVLKKAYESGVVLAGLSAGSICWFEEGLTDPINAPLYKLDCLGFLKGSHCPHYDGENKRKPAYHQLLLEGRIKAGYAVDDGAALHFVNETLTVAVSSRPNAQAFYVESDGRTVTETGLEIKYLDDNNDM from the coding sequence ATGAGGCAAATTATCGCAATGGGTGGCGGTGGGTTTTCAATGGAGCCTGATAATTTACTATTAGATCACTACATTTTAGCTCAAGTAAAGAAAAATTCACCGAAAATATGCTTTGTTCCAACCGCTAGTGGTGATCAAACGAATTATATTGAACGGTTTTATAAGGCGTTTAACAACCTTCCGTGTCAGCCAACTCATGTATCTCTATTTGAGCCTAATTTTACGGATCTAGAAACCTACATTTTAGAACAAGATATTATATATGTTGGCGGAGGAAATACGAGAAATATGCTACTCTTGTGGAAAGATTGGGGCTTTGATAAAGTCTTAAAAAAAGCATATGAGAGTGGAGTCGTTCTTGCTGGCCTTAGTGCTGGATCGATTTGTTGGTTCGAAGAAGGCCTAACTGACCCGATAAATGCTCCGTTGTATAAACTAGATTGTTTAGGTTTCTTAAAAGGTAGCCATTGTCCTCATTATGATGGTGAGAATAAAAGAAAACCGGCTTATCACCAATTATTATTAGAAGGAAGGATAAAAGCTGGGTATGCTGTTGATGATGGAGCGGCTCTTCATTTTGTAAACGAAACACTTACTGTGGCAGTTAGTTCAAGGCCAAATGCGCAAGCATTTTATGTAGAGAGTGATGGGAGAACCGTGACAGAAACAGGTCTAGAAATAAAATATTTAGATGATAATAATGACATGTAG
- a CDS encoding LLM class flavin-dependent oxidoreductase gives MEKYRINQNKGLEFGIYTLGDHLPNPITGERISAGERIQEIINYAKLAEEAGLDFFSVGESHQEYFATQAHTIVLSAIAQSTSKIKIASSSTIVSTSDPVRIYEDFATIDLISKGRAEIVAGRASRIGLFELLGYDVNQYEELFEEKFDLLRQINENEVVNWNGEFRAPLKNAKIIPRPVNGSMPIWRAVGGSPGSAIKAGYAGVPMFLAHLGGHVMSFKRSIDAYREAAKQGGHNPEELPVATAGFFYAAETSQQAIKDTYPHINEGMKRTNGRGFPAEAYAQGIDPQNVMNIGSPQQIIEKILYQHEVYGHQRYIAQIDFGGVPFERLQKNLDLIGTEILPAIRKYTSKSH, from the coding sequence ATGGAAAAGTATCGGATTAACCAAAACAAAGGACTAGAGTTTGGAATATATACATTAGGTGACCATTTACCAAATCCTATTACAGGAGAGAGAATCTCCGCAGGGGAACGTATTCAAGAAATCATTAACTATGCCAAGCTTGCGGAAGAGGCGGGGCTAGATTTTTTTAGCGTAGGAGAAAGTCATCAAGAGTATTTTGCAACGCAAGCACACACGATTGTTTTATCTGCAATTGCACAAAGCACGAGTAAAATTAAAATTGCAAGTTCTTCGACGATAGTTAGTACATCGGATCCTGTACGTATTTATGAAGATTTTGCTACGATTGATTTAATTTCAAAAGGTCGAGCGGAAATCGTTGCGGGGCGTGCCTCACGCATCGGACTCTTTGAACTGTTAGGTTACGATGTGAATCAGTATGAGGAATTATTTGAAGAAAAGTTTGACCTATTAAGACAGATTAATGAAAATGAAGTGGTAAACTGGAATGGGGAATTCCGGGCGCCGTTAAAAAATGCAAAAATTATTCCACGACCTGTAAATGGTTCGATGCCGATTTGGCGTGCAGTTGGTGGTTCACCAGGTAGTGCGATTAAAGCTGGTTATGCAGGGGTGCCGATGTTTTTAGCACATTTAGGCGGCCATGTAATGAGCTTTAAACGTTCCATCGATGCCTATCGAGAAGCTGCTAAACAAGGTGGACATAATCCGGAAGAGCTGCCAGTAGCAACAGCTGGATTTTTCTATGCAGCGGAAACATCTCAACAAGCGATTAAAGATACGTATCCTCATATAAATGAAGGGATGAAGCGTACGAACGGACGCGGATTTCCAGCTGAGGCATATGCCCAGGGAATTGACCCACAAAATGTGATGAATATCGGTAGCCCGCAGCAAATTATTGAAAAAATTCTTTATCAACATGAAGTATATGGACACCAGCGATATATCGCACAAATTGATTTTGGTGGAGTGCCGTTCGAACGATTACAAAAAAATCTTGATCTCATCGGTACAGAAATTTTACCAGCAATCCGGAAGTATACATCAAAGAGTCATTAA
- a CDS encoding MFS transporter, translating into MFKQSIWREKNALLYFSGTILSKLGDKFYIIAIPWLIYELTESAASMGMMFLFQTLPFIFISPIAGVLADRLPRRTLLFVSALLQGTLVAIIPTLHMLQVLQIWHVYILGFFIACLGAVFSVVNSTVVPQLFRKEKLIKVNTAFQFIDTSSVLFGSMLAGILISKIGVYNVLLLDAISYIPIAISILFLTFLTKESPSIIKSNSWDQLREGANFLWKHTILGPFTLLVLIVNIANGALISMLVYFSREKLLLTSEEVGWVYAGAAVTQIVAIFLVNFLGNKTSHIRLMIINLLISAVGIITVAFSWSWYSLLVAVAIQSAPVIMFNVLFKTMRQRLVPSYIFGRVNGLIMMLGLGTLPLAGFLTGIIAEWIDIRIIFFTLGLLSLLVTLKFIGLRNLKEVEEEEKVTVVS; encoded by the coding sequence ATGTTTAAACAATCAATTTGGCGAGAAAAGAATGCCTTACTTTATTTTTCTGGAACTATTCTATCTAAGTTAGGAGACAAATTTTATATTATTGCGATACCGTGGCTAATTTATGAATTAACGGAATCAGCGGCTAGTATGGGGATGATGTTCCTCTTTCAAACACTTCCCTTTATTTTCATCTCACCGATAGCGGGTGTACTTGCTGACCGATTGCCTCGAAGAACACTACTTTTTGTAAGCGCGCTTCTTCAAGGTACGTTAGTTGCGATTATTCCAACGTTGCATATGCTACAAGTGCTTCAAATATGGCATGTGTATATACTTGGCTTTTTTATCGCCTGTTTAGGTGCTGTATTTTCGGTTGTCAATTCAACGGTTGTTCCACAGCTATTTCGAAAAGAGAAATTAATAAAAGTAAATACAGCATTTCAATTCATCGATACTTCCTCTGTGCTTTTTGGTAGTATGCTAGCTGGTATACTTATTTCAAAAATAGGGGTTTACAACGTTCTTTTATTAGATGCTATTTCGTATATTCCAATTGCTATATCTATACTCTTTTTAACATTTTTAACGAAGGAATCGCCATCTATCATTAAATCTAACTCGTGGGACCAACTACGAGAAGGAGCTAACTTCTTATGGAAACATACGATACTAGGTCCGTTTACATTACTCGTATTAATAGTCAACATTGCGAACGGTGCGTTAATTAGTATGCTCGTCTACTTCTCACGTGAAAAGTTGTTGTTAACTTCAGAGGAAGTTGGCTGGGTGTATGCTGGGGCCGCTGTTACTCAAATTGTTGCGATTTTCTTAGTGAACTTTTTAGGTAATAAGACGAGTCACATCCGGTTAATGATTATCAACTTATTAATCAGTGCTGTTGGCATTATTACTGTCGCCTTCAGTTGGAGTTGGTACAGTTTATTAGTAGCAGTCGCAATTCAAAGCGCACCGGTTATTATGTTTAATGTTCTATTTAAAACGATGCGTCAACGACTTGTACCTTCTTATATATTTGGGAGAGTGAATGGGTTAATTATGATGCTAGGTCTAGGAACATTACCTTTAGCAGGTTTTTTAACGGGAATCATTGCAGAATGGATAGACATTCGTATTATTTTCTTTACGTTAGGGCTTCTTTCCCTTTTAGTAACTTTGAAATTTATTGGCCTTCGAAATCTTAAGGAAGTGGAAGAAGAGGAAAAAGTGACGGTTGTTTCTTAA
- a CDS encoding tyrosine-protein phosphatase — MNRTVINNLNVAGTINLRDLGGVQTKDGQKVKKGMLYRSGNLSRLTEAGEATLKELGIKKICDLRGHDETNKYPDPMIEGVAWFHTPLLAEDAALGNAGDHSSFVQALRNSKPGELLISLNKKMVHYKSSFQQVFKVLLTEPEKPFLFHCMAGKDRTGAIAALILSILGVSRESILQDYLFTNEVSGDINTHFDEIGYNDLPDVDEAVLDALFEARVEYITTFLNEIDQHYGSIKIYTKEVLELSDEEIVKLKENFLQ, encoded by the coding sequence ATGAACAGAACTGTAATAAACAACTTGAATGTAGCAGGTACGATCAACTTGCGTGATTTAGGTGGAGTACAAACTAAAGACGGTCAGAAAGTAAAAAAGGGGATGCTTTATCGCTCAGGAAATTTAAGTAGGTTAACAGAGGCTGGTGAAGCTACGTTAAAAGAATTAGGAATCAAAAAAATATGTGACCTACGAGGTCATGATGAAACTAATAAATATCCTGATCCAATGATAGAAGGAGTTGCTTGGTTTCATACACCATTACTAGCTGAAGATGCCGCGTTAGGTAATGCTGGAGATCATTCGAGTTTTGTACAAGCACTTCGAAATTCAAAGCCAGGAGAATTATTAATTTCATTAAATAAAAAGATGGTGCACTATAAAAGCTCTTTCCAACAAGTTTTTAAAGTATTATTAACGGAACCAGAAAAACCATTTCTTTTTCATTGTATGGCAGGAAAAGATCGTACTGGTGCAATTGCAGCGTTAATATTAAGTATATTAGGCGTATCTCGTGAAAGTATTTTACAAGATTATTTATTTACGAATGAAGTTTCAGGAGATATAAACACTCACTTCGATGAAATTGGTTATAATGATTTGCCCGATGTCGATGAGGCTGTACTAGATGCATTATTTGAAGCGAGAGTAGAATACATAACAACCTTTTTGAATGAAATTGATCAACATTATGGATCGATTAAAATTTATACGAAAGAAGTACTTGAGTTATCAGATGAGGAAATAGTTAAACTGAAAGAAAATTTTTTACAATAA
- a CDS encoding ABC transporter substrate-binding protein: MKERYFTLRAHLNHFFKEKEYDLKLEDIDRIWYCSRKNTKRILHRLENANLIAYHPGRGRGNVSKIVYYTSFQNEVQTYIEDCVNNGTLDKIAEILRLPIPKSWVDSYSKDIRELLGLRRDYGESRDILHTFKARDIESLDPLKISLSLETHLIEYLGDTLVRYDKEKDCFIPHIAHHFHVDSFKKIWTFYLRKGVFFHNQDYVTSSDVAHTIDRMKNSSPSYSWLARNIVKVTCPHPQKIEIHLDEPNPFFLRYLSAINFCILPANVEFDEYVWIGTGPFKMKERSENKLILEANDYYFKERPLIDEIHFYRVSSEAAKTIYLSGEEDPTNVIPAKHTITNAGVQLLSFNLKRQNIIRQHAFREAIFHLFDVQKMADDFGIEIHEASSIDIERSRRQEKFPNKIPALLEQSGYQGESLNLYCFRHNHAVKEATWLKKEAEKYGVQLIICTISYTQFSQAGIEENIDLLMMGLSLSFDKHLAFSYALKNQVLLFNRLFNQEVELYVEEKLRQFELEEEKEKRIELMDEIEKYLQKEYAFFFLHHPIVTRFLDRTIENVQSHSFGQIDYTKIWIPS, translated from the coding sequence ATGAAAGAGCGTTATTTTACGTTACGGGCTCACTTAAATCATTTTTTTAAAGAAAAGGAATACGATCTTAAACTAGAAGACATAGATCGGATCTGGTACTGCTCTCGTAAAAATACGAAACGAATTCTTCACAGGCTAGAAAATGCTAATTTAATAGCCTATCATCCAGGTAGGGGGAGAGGAAATGTTTCGAAAATTGTTTATTACACTTCCTTTCAAAACGAAGTACAAACTTATATCGAGGATTGTGTGAATAATGGGACACTCGATAAAATTGCCGAAATACTCCGCCTTCCAATTCCGAAATCATGGGTTGATTCTTATTCAAAAGATATTAGAGAATTACTTGGATTGAGGCGCGACTACGGTGAATCAAGAGACATACTACATACATTTAAGGCGAGAGATATTGAATCACTGGACCCATTGAAAATATCCTTATCGCTAGAAACACATTTAATTGAGTATTTAGGGGATACACTAGTTCGTTACGATAAAGAGAAAGATTGCTTCATTCCTCATATTGCGCATCATTTTCATGTTGATTCATTCAAAAAAATTTGGACTTTCTATTTACGAAAAGGGGTCTTCTTTCATAATCAAGACTATGTGACAAGTAGCGATGTAGCTCACACTATTGACCGAATGAAAAACAGTTCGCCATCATATTCATGGCTAGCTAGAAATATCGTAAAGGTAACCTGTCCACATCCTCAAAAGATAGAAATCCACTTAGATGAACCGAATCCGTTTTTCCTACGTTATCTTTCTGCGATTAATTTTTGTATATTGCCAGCCAATGTAGAGTTTGATGAATACGTATGGATAGGGACTGGTCCTTTTAAAATGAAAGAGAGATCAGAAAATAAGCTAATATTAGAAGCGAACGATTATTATTTCAAAGAACGTCCGTTAATAGATGAAATTCATTTTTACCGCGTTTCATCAGAAGCAGCAAAAACAATTTACCTTTCAGGTGAAGAAGACCCTACGAACGTTATACCGGCTAAACATACGATAACGAATGCCGGTGTTCAGCTTTTGTCGTTTAATTTAAAACGACAAAATATTATTAGGCAGCACGCTTTTAGAGAAGCTATTTTTCACCTGTTTGATGTACAAAAGATGGCGGATGACTTCGGAATTGAGATACATGAAGCGAGTAGTATAGATATAGAACGTTCGAGGCGACAAGAAAAGTTTCCTAACAAAATCCCTGCGCTACTAGAGCAGTCAGGTTATCAAGGCGAGAGTTTGAATTTATATTGTTTCCGTCATAACCACGCAGTCAAAGAGGCAACATGGTTAAAAAAAGAAGCGGAAAAATACGGTGTGCAGTTAATAATATGTACTATTTCATACACACAATTTTCGCAAGCAGGAATAGAAGAAAATATCGACCTATTAATGATGGGCTTGTCACTTTCGTTTGATAAGCATTTGGCTTTTTCCTATGCGTTAAAAAATCAAGTGTTATTATTTAATCGGTTGTTTAATCAAGAGGTAGAACTGTATGTAGAAGAAAAATTAAGGCAATTCGAGTTAGAAGAAGAGAAAGAAAAGAGGATAGAGTTAATGGATGAAATAGAAAAATACTTGCAAAAAGAATATGCCTTTTTCTTTTTACATCATCCTATCGTTACGAGATTTTTAGACCGAACAATTGAAAATGTGCAATCTCATTCCTTTGGTCAAATCGACTATACGAAAATATGGATTCCAAGTTAA
- a CDS encoding AraC family transcriptional regulator → MDYINSVQRTLNFIEENLHEPICLEQLAEVAYFSPFHFHRVFQTIVGDTVMDYVRKRRLTCAAERLFYTDESVTSISIAVGFQYQESFNRAFKKTYGVSPKQYRSAKRLSGPLQGKAYLSNNLLLGGQQMEPKLITKPAFHIIGYELKTKNENGQNNKDIPEFWQQFMKNKLGCNIPNPINQNVELGICTDFNPNTNEFVYIIGMEVNEGSQPLEGMVYRSFPEQEYAVFTTPKANGDTFTASIQSTWNNIYTEWFPQSGYEHSGGTEFELYDERCHGDENIEMDIYIPVQKISINQPS, encoded by the coding sequence ATGGACTATATAAATTCCGTGCAACGAACGTTAAATTTCATCGAAGAAAACTTGCACGAGCCAATATGCTTAGAGCAATTAGCCGAGGTTGCTTATTTTTCTCCTTTTCATTTTCATCGTGTTTTCCAAACAATTGTAGGAGATACTGTGATGGATTATGTAAGAAAAAGAAGACTAACTTGTGCAGCAGAGCGTTTATTTTATACCGATGAAAGCGTAACGAGTATTTCCATCGCTGTTGGCTTCCAATATCAAGAGTCTTTCAACCGCGCGTTCAAAAAGACGTATGGTGTTTCACCGAAGCAATATCGAAGTGCCAAAAGATTAAGTGGTCCGTTACAAGGGAAAGCCTACCTTTCAAATAACCTATTACTAGGAGGACAACAAATGGAACCAAAACTAATTACGAAACCTGCTTTTCACATCATTGGATATGAGCTTAAAACAAAAAATGAAAATGGTCAGAACAACAAGGATATCCCGGAATTTTGGCAACAGTTTATGAAGAATAAATTAGGTTGTAACATACCTAATCCTATTAATCAAAATGTAGAGCTTGGTATTTGTACAGATTTCAATCCTAATACAAATGAATTTGTTTATATTATTGGGATGGAAGTAAACGAAGGTTCTCAGCCACTTGAAGGAATGGTGTATAGAAGTTTTCCAGAACAAGAATATGCAGTATTTACGACTCCGAAGGCAAATGGGGATACATTTACCGCTTCTATTCAATCAACTTGGAATAACATATATACGGAATGGTTCCCTCAATCTGGTTATGAACATAGTGGAGGCACTGAATTCGAATTGTATGACGAAAGATGTCACGGAGATGAAAATATAGAAATGGACATATACATTCCCGTACAAAAAATTAGCATTAACCAACCATCCTAA
- a CDS encoding MerR family transcriptional regulator translates to MKENNSFSIGEFSKKTGISVRTLHYYDEIGLLRPVKHPTSGHRIYNCEDLFTLQKIVSLKFLGYSLEQISHYLHEPSFSIDFNEMLASHLQGLQKEKEQLDQSMKAIKRVMRLLEKEEELESSVLFSLIQTFHTEERQTDWMEQHNLTHITEKLDQKSEEDIFSLDQSFVQLTKEVKQLYGNPIEDPRVQEMVKLYVEASFSFLGEELIQKLAEADVEETDIQELENIAPSPFTEEEQQWLNQAMEYYIKQVEMESNE, encoded by the coding sequence ATGAAAGAAAATAATTCTTTTTCCATCGGTGAATTTTCAAAGAAAACTGGTATTTCCGTACGTACGTTACACTATTATGATGAAATCGGACTGTTACGGCCAGTGAAACACCCTACTTCAGGTCATCGAATTTACAATTGTGAGGATCTATTTACATTGCAAAAGATAGTAAGTCTTAAATTTTTAGGTTATAGCTTAGAGCAAATTAGCCATTATTTACACGAACCAAGTTTCTCTATTGATTTTAATGAAATGTTAGCATCTCACTTACAGGGGTTACAAAAAGAAAAAGAACAACTCGATCAATCAATGAAGGCAATTAAAAGAGTAATGCGATTGTTAGAAAAAGAAGAAGAGCTAGAAAGTAGCGTATTATTTAGTTTAATCCAAACCTTCCATACAGAAGAAAGGCAAACTGATTGGATGGAACAGCACAACCTAACTCACATAACGGAAAAGCTAGACCAAAAATCTGAAGAAGATATTTTCTCTTTAGATCAAAGCTTTGTTCAATTAACGAAAGAAGTAAAGCAACTGTACGGGAATCCGATTGAGGACCCAAGGGTGCAAGAAATGGTTAAATTATATGTAGAAGCTTCTTTTTCTTTCCTCGGCGAAGAACTAATACAAAAATTAGCAGAAGCTGATGTCGAAGAAACGGATATTCAAGAACTAGAAAACATCGCACCTTCTCCGTTTACAGAGGAAGAACAACAATGGCTTAATCAGGCAATGGAGTATTATATAAAACAAGTAGAAATGGAATCAAATGAATAG